The following coding sequences are from one Triticum dicoccoides isolate Atlit2015 ecotype Zavitan chromosome 4A, WEW_v2.0, whole genome shotgun sequence window:
- the LOC119285566 gene encoding protein ETHYLENE-INSENSITIVE 3-like 1a has protein sequence MMGGGLLMDQGMAFSGVHNFVDLLQQNGADKNLGFGSLMPQTSSGDQCVMGEGDLVDPPTNNFPDAGEDDSDDDVDDIEELERRMWRDRMKLKRLKELQQSRGKEQAAGGGGAGDGLKPRQSQEQARRKKMSRAQDGILKYMLKMMEVCRAQGFVYGIIPEKGKPVSGASDNLRAWWKEKVRFDRNGPAAIAKYQADNAVPGSESELASGTASPHSLQELQDTTLGSLLSALMQHCDPPQRRFPLEKGISPPWWPSGDEEWWPELGIPKDQGPPPYKKPHDLKKAWKVSVLTAVIKHMSPDIEKIRRLVRQSKCLQDKMTAKEISTWLAVVKQEEELFMRLHPGVRPPASAGGIASAISFNASSSEYDVDLADDCKGDEAGTHKMAMDDPTAFNLGAAILNDKFLMQAPMKEETGDMEYVQKRSAVAAEPELMLNNRVYTCNNVQCPHSDYGYGFLDRNARNSHRYTCKYNDPLPPSAENKATPPAPPQVFPAAYNQQNHGLNNLDLGLPMDGQRSIAELMNMYDTTFPATNKNMGNDDVTIIERPNAITPVMDEGFFGQGNGIGGNGDSMFSDVSNMMQQQQAQQPQQQQQQQQQAPAQQQFFIGDDAQAQFGNQMGSISGASDFRFGSGFNMSGTVDYPQKNDGPNWYY, from the coding sequence ATGATGGGAGGTGGGCTGCTGATGGATCAGGGCATGGCGTTCTCCGGCGTGCACAACTTCGTGGATCTGCTCCAGCAGAACGGCGCCGACAAGAACCTCGGCTTCGGCTCCCTTATGCCGCAGACATCCTCCGGCGACCAGTGCGTCATGGGCGAGGGCGACCTCGTGGACCCCCCCACGAACAACTTCCCGGACGCCGGTGAggacgacagcgacgacgatgtGGATGACATCGAGGAGCTGGAGCGCCGCATGTGGCGCGACCGCATGAAGCTCAAGCGCCTCAAGGAGCTGCAGCAGAGCCGCGGCAAGGAGcaggccgccggcggcggcggggctggcgacgGACTGAAGCCGCGGCAGTCGCAGGAGCAGGCGCGCCGCAAGAAGATGTCGCGCGCGCAGGACGGCATCCTCAAGTACATGCTCAAGATGATGGAGGTGTGCCGCGCCCAGGGGTTCGTCTACGGCATCATTCCGGAGAAGGGCAAGCCCGTGAGCGGCGCCTCTGACAACCTCCGTGCCTGGTGGAAGGAGAAGGTCCGCTTCGACCGGAACGGCCCGGCCGCCATCGCCAAGTACCAGGCCGACAACGCCGTGCCGGGCTCCGAGAGCGAGCTGGCTTCCGGCACCGCCAGCCCGCACTCGCTGCAGGAGCTGCAGGACACCACGCTGGGCTCGCTGCTCTCGGCGCTCATGCAGCACTGCGATCCACCGCAGCGAAGGTTCCCGCTCGAGAAGGGCATCTCTCCTCCATGGTGGCCGTCCGGCGACGAGGAGTGGTGGCCGGAGCTTGGCATCCCCAAGGACCAGGGCCCGCCCCCGTACAAGAAGCCCCATGACCTGAAGAAGGCCTGGAAGGTCAGCGTGCTCACCGCTGTCATCAAGCACATGTCGCCGGACATCGAGAAGATCCGGCGCCTCGTTCGCCAGTCCAAATGCCTCCAGGACAAGATGACCGCCAAGGAGATCTCCACCTGGCTGGCCGTGGTGAAGCAGGAAGAGGAGCTGTTCATGAGGCTGCACCCGGGCGTTCGCCCTCCAGCGTCTGCCGGCGGCATCGCCAGTGCCATATCATTCAACGCCAGCTCGAGTGAGTACGACGTTGACCTCGCCGACGACTGCAAGGGCGATGAGGCCGGCACCCACAAGATGGCCATGGACGATCCAACCGCCTTCAACCTCGGCGCGGCCATCCTGAATGACAAGTTCCTCATGCAAGCGCCCATGAAAGAGGAGACCGGCGATATGGAGTATGTCCAGAAGAGGAGCGCGGTGGCCGCCGAGCCGGAGCTGATGCTGAACAACCGCGTCTACACCTGCAACAACGTCCAGTGCCCACACAGCGACTACGGGTACGGCTTCCTTGACCGGAATGCGCGCAACAGCCACCGGTACACCTGCAAGTACAATGATCCCCTCCCGCCAAGCGCGGAGAACAAGGCAACGCCACCTGCGCCGCCGCAAGTCTTCCCGGCAGCCTACAACCAGCAGAACCATGGGCTCAACAACCTGGATCTCGGCCTCCCCATGGACGGCCAGAGGTCCATCGCCGAGCTGATGAACATGTACGACACCACCTTCCCGGCCACCAACAAGAACATGGGCAACGACGACGTCACCATTATAGAGAGGCCCAATGCCATCACCCCAGTAATGGACGAGGGTTTCTTTGGACAGGGCAATGGAATTGGAGGCAATGGCGACAGTATGTTCAGTGATGTGAGTAACATGATGCAGCAGCAGCAAGCACAACagccacagcagcagcagcagcagcagcagcaggccccGGCGCAGCAGCAGTTCTTCATCGGTGACGACGCGCAGGCGCAGTTCGGCAACCAGATGGGCAGCATCTCCGGCGCATCGGATTTCAGGTTCGGCTCTGGCTTCAACATGTCTGGCACCGTCGACTACCCGCAGAAGAACGACGGCCCCAACTGGTACTACTGA